A window of the Streptomyces sp. Ag109_O5-10 genome harbors these coding sequences:
- a CDS encoding helix-turn-helix domain-containing protein, with protein MTITQDGVVEPQPPYDVFARDCPSRTTLEHVMGRWGGLTLSALHEGSFRFNELRRRVDGVSEKMLSQTLQALERDGLVHREAQPTNPPRVDYELTPLGRGVAERLLAVVHFVEDRMGEVLAARERYDETRGAR; from the coding sequence ATGACCATCACCCAGGACGGCGTCGTGGAGCCGCAGCCTCCGTACGACGTCTTCGCCCGGGACTGTCCCTCGCGTACGACCCTCGAGCATGTCATGGGCCGCTGGGGCGGGCTCACGCTGAGCGCGCTGCACGAGGGGTCGTTCCGGTTCAACGAGCTGCGCCGGCGCGTGGACGGCGTCAGCGAGAAGATGCTCTCCCAGACGCTCCAGGCACTGGAGCGCGACGGCCTGGTGCACCGCGAGGCGCAGCCGACCAACCCGCCGCGCGTCGACTACGAGCTCACCCCGCTCGGCCGTGGGGTCGCCGAACGCCTGCTGGCCGTCGTGCACTTCGTGGAGGACCGGATGGGCGAGGTGCTGGCCGCCCGCGAGCGTTACGACGAGACCCGCGGCGCCCGCTGA
- the rpmF gene encoding 50S ribosomal protein L32, protein MAVPKRKMSRSNTRHRRSQWKAAVPTLVACERCHEPKQQHIACPSCGTYNKRQVLEV, encoded by the coding sequence GTGGCTGTTCCGAAGCGGAAGATGTCGCGCAGCAACACGCGCCACCGCCGGTCGCAGTGGAAGGCTGCGGTCCCCACCCTGGTTGCGTGCGAGCGCTGCCACGAGCCCAAGCAGCAGCACATCGCGTGCCCGTCTTGCGGCACCTACAACAAGCGCCAGGTCCTCGAAGTCTGA
- the rnc gene encoding ribonuclease III has protein sequence MRGTVSSPKKGDEPKADPTAKKKADSTASSHTLLEGRLGYKLESALLVRALTHRSYAYENGGLPTNERLEFLGDSVLGLVVTDTLYTTHPDLPEGQLAKLRAAVVNSRALAEVGRGLDLGSFIRLGRGEEGTGGRDKASILADTLEAVIGAVYLDQGLDSASELVHRLFDPLIEKSSNLGAGLDWKTSLQELTATEGLGVPEYLVTETGPDHEKTFTAAARVGGVSYGTGTGRSKKEAEQQAAESAWRGIRAAADERAKARAAEQAAQAEAEEDDGPPSSAASA, from the coding sequence GTGAGAGGCACTGTGTCCAGTCCCAAGAAGGGCGATGAGCCCAAGGCGGACCCAACCGCCAAGAAGAAGGCGGACAGCACGGCCTCGTCCCACACGCTTCTGGAAGGGCGGCTCGGGTACAAGCTCGAGTCCGCCCTTCTGGTGCGTGCGCTGACCCACCGTTCCTACGCGTACGAGAACGGCGGCCTGCCGACGAACGAGCGGCTGGAGTTCCTCGGTGACTCCGTCCTCGGCCTCGTCGTCACGGACACGCTGTACACCACCCACCCGGACCTGCCCGAGGGCCAGCTGGCCAAGCTCCGGGCCGCGGTGGTGAACTCGCGTGCGCTCGCGGAGGTGGGCCGCGGTCTCGACCTGGGCTCCTTCATCCGGCTCGGCCGCGGTGAAGAGGGCACGGGCGGCCGGGACAAGGCGTCCATCCTCGCCGACACCCTGGAAGCGGTGATCGGCGCGGTCTATCTCGACCAGGGCCTCGATTCGGCGTCCGAGCTGGTGCACCGGCTCTTCGACCCGCTGATCGAGAAGTCCTCGAACCTCGGAGCCGGCCTGGACTGGAAGACCAGTCTCCAGGAGCTCACCGCGACGGAGGGCCTCGGCGTGCCCGAGTACCTGGTCACGGAGACCGGCCCCGACCACGAGAAGACCTTCACTGCTGCCGCCCGCGTCGGAGGCGTCTCGTACGGCACCGGCACCGGCCGCAGCAAGAAGGAGGCGGAGCAGCAGGCCGCCGAATCCGCCTGGCGCGGCATCCGCGCCGCGGCGGACGAACGCGCCAAGGCCAGGGCTGCCGAGCAGGCCGCCCAGGCCGAAGCCGAGGAGGACGACGGCCCGCCGTCGTCCGCCGCCTCCGCCTGA
- the mutM gene encoding bifunctional DNA-formamidopyrimidine glycosylase/DNA-(apurinic or apyrimidinic site) lyase: MPELPEVEVVRRGLERWVAHRVVAEAEVLHPRAVRRHLAGADDFTHRLKGHRIGTPSRRGKYLWLPLEDTNQSVLAHLGMSGQLLVQQHEAPDEKHLRIRVRFGDGLGTELRFVDQRTFGGLSLHDNTLDGLPDVIAHIARDPLDPLFDDEAFHQALRRKRTTIKRALLDQSLISGVGNIYADEALWRARVHYERPTAGFTRPRTAELLGHVRDVMNAALAVGGTSFDSLYVNVNGESGYFDRSLDAYGREGLPCRRCGTPMRRRPWMNRSSYFCPQCQRAPRVSS, from the coding sequence ATGCCTGAATTGCCCGAGGTCGAGGTCGTCCGGCGCGGCCTGGAGCGGTGGGTCGCCCATCGCGTCGTGGCCGAGGCCGAGGTCCTGCACCCGCGTGCCGTACGACGGCACCTCGCCGGGGCCGACGACTTCACGCACCGGCTCAAGGGTCACCGCATCGGCACCCCGAGCCGGCGCGGCAAGTACCTGTGGCTGCCGCTGGAGGACACCAATCAGTCGGTTCTCGCGCACCTCGGCATGAGCGGTCAGCTGCTGGTGCAGCAGCACGAGGCGCCGGACGAGAAGCACCTGCGGATCCGCGTCCGGTTCGGCGACGGCCTGGGCACCGAGCTCCGGTTCGTCGACCAACGCACGTTCGGCGGACTGTCGTTGCACGACAACACCCTTGACGGACTGCCGGACGTCATCGCGCACATCGCCCGCGACCCCCTCGACCCGCTGTTCGACGACGAGGCCTTCCACCAGGCGCTGCGCCGGAAGCGGACCACCATCAAGAGGGCGCTGCTCGACCAGTCGCTGATCAGCGGAGTCGGCAACATCTACGCGGACGAGGCCCTCTGGCGTGCCCGCGTCCACTACGAGCGGCCGACCGCCGGCTTCACCCGTCCGCGCACCGCCGAACTCCTCGGCCATGTACGGGACGTGATGAACGCGGCCCTCGCCGTCGGCGGCACCAGCTTCGACAGCCTGTACGTCAACGTCAACGGCGAGTCCGGGTACTTCGACCGTTCGCTGGACGCCTACGGCCGGGAGGGACTGCCCTGCCGGCGGTGCGGTACGCCGATGCGCAGGCGGCCCTGGATGAACCGGTCCAGTTACTTCTGCCCGCAGTGTCAGCGGGCGCCGCGGGTCTCGTCGTAA
- a CDS encoding CAP domain-containing protein, protein MGRHRRHAAGRAATGHATGVTEHDGSYPGGHDPQDSYAGLRYGTGTAAYLRQEEPQEEYADADARSSAYLFASEDDYARFMNTAEFPVEEFTAGRGSSSGGGHRRRKKAGRPVATGLLGVSAAVAIGTVAVATGLVPGLENYKLGGGSSTTGGERVQADGAPTNTATEQGGTSGSAESRGTGSSTSRDSRRSASPAPSASASKSASASASVSAPSSPTPTKTATEKPSTTTTPSKKTTASPSRTATKAPVKTAAPITTSQEAVVEAEVLKLVNEERAKVGCSALTASSSLTHLAEAFSDDMAARNFFDHTDPDGKTPWDRAAAAGISNLGGENIARGQATAQAVMDAWMNSEGHRANILNCDFKTLGVGVHLGEGGPWWTQDFGY, encoded by the coding sequence ATGGGACGCCACCGACGCCACGCCGCCGGCCGCGCCGCCACGGGCCACGCCACGGGGGTCACGGAGCACGACGGCTCGTACCCGGGCGGCCACGACCCGCAGGACTCCTACGCGGGCCTTCGCTACGGCACGGGCACGGCGGCCTACCTGCGCCAGGAGGAGCCCCAGGAGGAGTACGCCGACGCCGACGCGCGCAGCTCGGCCTACCTCTTCGCGAGCGAGGACGACTACGCCCGCTTCATGAACACCGCGGAGTTCCCGGTCGAGGAGTTCACCGCGGGCCGCGGCTCCTCCTCGGGCGGCGGACACCGGCGCCGCAAGAAGGCGGGGCGGCCCGTGGCCACCGGCCTGCTCGGGGTCTCCGCCGCGGTCGCCATCGGCACGGTCGCGGTGGCCACCGGTCTGGTGCCCGGCCTGGAGAACTACAAGCTCGGCGGCGGCAGCAGCACGACCGGCGGCGAGCGGGTGCAGGCCGACGGCGCGCCCACCAACACGGCCACCGAGCAGGGCGGCACCTCCGGCAGCGCAGAGAGCCGCGGCACCGGCTCCTCGACCAGCCGTGACTCCCGGCGCTCCGCCTCGCCGGCCCCGTCGGCGTCGGCCTCGAAGTCCGCCTCCGCCTCCGCCTCCGTTTCCGCCCCCTCGTCCCCCACCCCGACGAAGACGGCGACCGAAAAGCCGTCGACCACCACGACGCCGTCCAAGAAGACGACGGCGAGCCCGAGCAGGACGGCCACCAAGGCGCCGGTGAAGACCGCCGCGCCGATCACCACCTCGCAGGAGGCGGTCGTCGAGGCCGAGGTGCTGAAACTGGTGAACGAGGAGCGGGCCAAGGTCGGCTGCAGCGCGCTGACCGCGAGCTCCTCGCTGACCCATCTGGCCGAGGCGTTCAGCGACGACATGGCCGCGCGGAACTTCTTCGACCACACCGACCCGGACGGCAAGACGCCATGGGACCGGGCCGCGGCGGCCGGCATATCCAACCTCGGCGGCGAGAACATAGCCCGCGGCCAGGCCACCGCCCAGGCCGTCATGGACGCCTGGATGAACAGCGAGGGCCACCGCGCCAACATCCTGAACTGCGACTTCAAGACCCTCGGGGTCGGCGTGCACCTCGGCGAGGGCGGGCCCTGGTGGACGCAGGACTTCGGCTACTGA
- a CDS encoding acylphosphatase gives MSDDVRLVAWVRGRVQGVGFRWFTRAKALEIGGLSGFALNLGDGRVQVVAEGSRVGCEGLLDWLQGDDTPGRVEGVTEIWDTPRGGYDGFAIR, from the coding sequence ATGAGCGACGATGTGCGACTGGTCGCCTGGGTACGCGGACGTGTACAGGGCGTGGGATTCCGCTGGTTCACGCGGGCCAAGGCGCTGGAGATCGGGGGCCTGAGTGGTTTTGCTCTCAATTTGGGCGACGGCCGCGTCCAGGTGGTCGCGGAGGGCTCCCGGGTGGGCTGCGAAGGGCTGCTCGACTGGCTCCAGGGCGATGACACGCCCGGGCGGGTGGAGGGTGTCACCGAGATCTGGGACACACCACGGGGTGGCTACGACGGCTTCGCCATCCGCTGA
- a CDS encoding AAA family ATPase, whose translation MHLKALTLRGFKSFASATTLRFEPGITCVVGPNGSGKSNVVDALTWVMGEHSAKSLRGGKMEDVIFAGTTGRPPLGRAEVSLTIDNSDGALPIEYAEVTITRIMFRNGGSEYQINGDTCRLLDIQELLSDSGIGREMHVIVGQGQLDSVLHADPMGRRAFIEEAAGVLKHRKRKEKALRKLDAMQANLARVQDLTDELRRQLKPLGRQAAVARRAAVIQADLRDARLRLLADDLVRLRQALRTEVADEAALKERKEAAEQELKKALQREALLEDEVRQLTPRLQRAQQTWYELSQLAERVRGTISLADARVKSATSTPPEERRGRDPEDMEREAHRIREQEAELEASLEAAQHALDDTVAHRAELERALALEERRLKDVARSIADRRESLARLNGQVGAARSRAASAQAEIDRLAAARDEAQERAVSAQEEYEALKAEVDGLDAGDEELAGQHDEAKHRLAEAEAALTAAREAVTAVERRRAATQARHEALALGLRRKDGTGILLGARDRLTGILGPAAELLTVTPGHEVALAAAFGTAADAIAVTTPSSAADAIRLLRKQDGGRAALLLAGAPETPDRETPRSAAPRRAAGNGATSHDAPAPEFGDAAAAPHRGAGNFATSHDGAAPDRRPTSVPPSACFAADLVRGPADLMPAVRRLLGNIVVVEDLEAAEDLVYRHPHLTAVTAEGDLLGAHFAHGGSAGAPSLLEVQASVDEAAAELEELAVRCEELTDAQESAQAHRKECVALVDELGERRRAADREKSAVAQQLGRLAGQARGAAGEAERSTAAAARAQDSLDKALEEVEILAERLAVAEEMPVEEEPDTSARDRLAADGANARQTEMEARLQVRTHEERVKGLAGRADSLDRAARAEREARARAEQRRARLRHEAAVAEAVAAGARQLLAHVEVSVGRAERERAAAEAAKARREQELTAARNAGRDLKAELDKLTDSVHRGEVLGAEKRLRIEQLETKALEELGVEPAGLVEEYGPHQLVPPSPPAEGEVLPDDPEHPRNQPKSFHRAEQERRLKAAERAYQQLGKVNPLALEEFAALEERHKFLSEQLEDLKKTRADLLQVVKEVDERVEQVFTEAYRDTAREFEGVFSRLFPGGEGRLILTDPDNMLTTGVDVEARPPGKKVKRLSLLSGGERSLTAVAMLVSIFKARPSPFYVMDEVEAALDDTNLQRLIRIMQELQESSQLIVITHQKRTMEVADALYGVSMQGDGVSKVISQRLR comes from the coding sequence GTGCACCTCAAGGCCCTGACCCTCCGAGGGTTCAAGTCGTTCGCCTCGGCGACCACGCTCCGGTTCGAGCCGGGGATCACGTGTGTCGTCGGTCCGAACGGCTCGGGCAAGTCCAATGTGGTGGACGCGCTCACCTGGGTCATGGGCGAGCACAGCGCCAAGTCGCTGCGCGGCGGCAAGATGGAGGACGTCATCTTCGCCGGCACCACCGGGCGTCCCCCGCTGGGCCGCGCCGAGGTGTCCCTGACCATCGACAACTCCGACGGCGCGCTGCCCATCGAGTACGCCGAGGTCACCATCACGCGGATCATGTTCCGCAACGGCGGCAGCGAATACCAGATCAACGGCGACACCTGCCGCCTCCTCGACATCCAGGAACTCCTCTCCGACTCCGGCATCGGCCGCGAGATGCACGTCATCGTCGGCCAGGGCCAGCTCGACTCCGTCCTGCACGCGGACCCGATGGGCCGCCGCGCCTTCATCGAGGAGGCGGCCGGCGTCCTCAAGCACCGCAAGCGCAAGGAGAAGGCGCTGCGCAAGCTGGACGCGATGCAGGCCAACCTCGCGCGCGTGCAGGACCTGACGGACGAGCTCCGCCGCCAGCTCAAGCCCCTCGGCCGCCAGGCCGCCGTCGCCCGCCGGGCCGCCGTCATCCAGGCGGACCTCCGCGACGCCCGCCTGCGCCTCCTCGCCGACGACCTCGTACGACTGCGCCAGGCGCTCCGGACCGAGGTCGCCGACGAGGCCGCCCTCAAGGAACGCAAGGAAGCCGCCGAGCAGGAACTGAAGAAGGCCCTCCAGCGCGAGGCGCTCCTGGAGGACGAGGTACGGCAGCTCACCCCGCGCCTGCAGCGGGCCCAGCAGACCTGGTACGAGCTCTCCCAGCTCGCCGAGCGGGTCCGCGGCACCATCTCACTGGCGGACGCCCGCGTGAAGAGCGCCACCTCCACGCCCCCCGAGGAACGCCGCGGCCGCGACCCCGAGGACATGGAGCGCGAGGCCCACCGCATCCGTGAGCAGGAGGCCGAGCTGGAGGCCTCCCTGGAGGCGGCCCAGCACGCCCTGGACGACACCGTCGCGCACCGGGCCGAGCTGGAGCGCGCGCTCGCCCTCGAAGAACGGCGCCTGAAGGACGTGGCCCGCTCCATCGCCGACCGCCGCGAGAGCCTGGCCCGGCTGAACGGCCAGGTGGGCGCGGCCCGCTCCCGCGCCGCGTCCGCCCAGGCCGAGATCGACCGGCTGGCCGCCGCCCGCGACGAGGCCCAGGAACGGGCGGTCTCCGCGCAGGAGGAGTACGAGGCGCTGAAGGCGGAGGTCGACGGCCTCGACGCCGGCGACGAGGAACTCGCCGGACAGCACGATGAGGCCAAGCACCGGCTGGCCGAGGCGGAGGCGGCCCTGACCGCGGCCCGCGAGGCCGTCACGGCGGTGGAACGCCGACGCGCCGCGACCCAGGCCCGCCACGAGGCGCTGGCCCTAGGCCTGCGCCGCAAGGACGGCACCGGCATACTGCTCGGCGCCCGCGACCGCCTCACCGGCATCCTGGGCCCGGCGGCAGAACTCCTCACCGTGACACCGGGCCACGAGGTCGCCCTCGCAGCAGCCTTCGGCACCGCAGCGGACGCGATCGCGGTGACCACCCCGTCCTCCGCCGCCGACGCGATCCGCCTGCTCCGCAAGCAGGACGGCGGCCGGGCAGCACTACTGCTGGCCGGCGCCCCGGAAACACCCGACCGTGAAACACCCCGGTCCGCGGCACCCCGAAGGGCCGCGGGGAACGGCGCGACCAGCCACGACGCACCCGCACCCGAATTCGGCGACGCCGCGGCAGCGCCCCACAGGGGCGCGGGGAACTTCGCGACCAGCCATGACGGCGCCGCACCTGACCGACGACCCACCTCGGTCCCCCCGTCCGCGTGCTTCGCAGCCGACCTGGTCCGCGGACCCGCCGACCTGATGCCCGCCGTACGTCGCCTCCTCGGCAACATCGTCGTGGTCGAGGACCTGGAGGCCGCCGAGGACCTGGTCTACCGCCACCCCCACCTCACCGCCGTGACCGCCGAGGGCGACCTCCTCGGCGCCCACTTCGCCCACGGCGGCTCCGCCGGCGCCCCCAGCCTGCTGGAAGTGCAGGCCTCCGTCGACGAGGCCGCCGCCGAGCTGGAAGAGCTAGCCGTCCGCTGCGAGGAACTGACCGACGCGCAGGAGTCGGCCCAGGCGCACCGCAAGGAGTGCGTGGCGCTCGTCGACGAGCTGGGCGAGCGGCGCCGTGCCGCCGACCGCGAGAAGTCGGCCGTGGCCCAGCAGCTCGGCCGCCTCGCCGGTCAGGCGCGCGGCGCGGCGGGCGAGGCGGAACGTTCCACGGCGGCCGCCGCCCGCGCCCAGGACTCCCTCGACAAGGCACTCGAAGAGGTCGAGATCCTCGCCGAGCGGCTCGCCGTGGCCGAGGAGATGCCCGTCGAGGAGGAGCCCGACACCTCGGCACGCGACCGCCTCGCGGCCGACGGCGCCAACGCCCGTCAGACCGAGATGGAGGCCCGCCTCCAGGTCCGTACCCACGAGGAGCGGGTCAAGGGGCTCGCCGGCCGCGCCGACTCCCTCGACCGTGCCGCCCGTGCGGAACGCGAGGCACGCGCGCGTGCCGAACAGCGCCGGGCCCGGCTGCGGCACGAGGCGGCGGTCGCCGAGGCCGTCGCCGCCGGTGCGCGCCAGCTGCTCGCGCACGTCGAGGTCTCGGTCGGCCGGGCGGAGCGGGAACGTGCTGCGGCCGAGGCCGCGAAGGCCCGCCGCGAGCAGGAGCTGACCGCCGCCCGCAACGCCGGCCGCGACCTCAAGGCGGAGCTCGACAAACTCACGGATTCAGTTCACCGGGGCGAGGTACTCGGGGCCGAGAAGCGGCTGCGGATCGAGCAGCTGGAGACCAAGGCGCTGGAGGAACTCGGTGTCGAACCGGCCGGGCTCGTGGAGGAGTACGGCCCGCACCAGCTCGTGCCACCCTCGCCCCCCGCCGAGGGCGAGGTGCTGCCGGACGACCCCGAGCACCCGCGCAACCAGCCGAAGTCCTTCCACCGGGCCGAGCAGGAGCGCCGGCTCAAGGCGGCCGAGCGGGCCTACCAGCAGCTCGGCAAGGTCAACCCGTTGGCCCTGGAGGAGTTCGCGGCCCTCGAGGAACGGCACAAGTTCCTCAGCGAGCAGCTGGAGGACCTGAAGAAGACCCGCGCCGACCTGCTCCAGGTCGTCAAGGAGGTCGACGAGCGCGTCGAGCAGGTCTTCACGGAGGCGTACCGGGACACGGCGAGGGAGTTCGAGGGCGTCTTCAGCCGGCTGTTCCCGGGCGGCGAGGGACGGCTGATCCTCACCGACCCCGACAACATGCTCACCACGGGCGTGGACGTCGAGGCCCGGCCGCCGGGCAAGAAGGTCAAGCGGCTCTCCCTGCTGTCGGGTGGCGAACGCTCGCTGACCGCCGTCGCGATGCTGGTGTCGATCTTCAAGGCGCGCCCCAGCCCCTTCTACGTCATGGACGAGGTCGAGGCGGCCCTGGACGACACCAACCTGCAGCGGCTGATCCGGATCATGCAGGAGCTCCAGGAGTCGTCCCAGCTCATCGTGATCACGCACCAGAAGCGCACGATGGAGGTCGCCGACGCGCTGTACGGCGTCTCCATGCAGGGCGACGGTGTGTCGAAGGTCATCAGCCAGCGGCTTCGCTGA